In Sphingomonas oryzagri, the genomic stretch TCTGCAAGTTCGCCGGAAAGGCGCTGCTCGGCGAGAAGCTGGCGGCCGAAGCCGAGTTCACCGCGATGATCGCGGACGCTCCGAGCGACTGAACTCCGCGAGATCCTCCGGCGTGTTGATATTGGCCAGCCCGTCGCCCCAGGCGATGGTGCTGGCCTTTATCGTTTCCGCCCAGGCGCGAACCGAGCGGGACCGGCCGCTCGCGAGATAGGCGGCCAGCCCCTCGGCATGATCGGCCGACCACAGGGCGATGGTCGGTTGGCGCTGCAACAGGGCATCGGGTGCGCCGAGCATGTCCAGCAGATCGCCGGGCAAAGCGGGGAGATCGCAGCTGCTCGTCAGCACCGCGTCGAAGCCGTGATCGCGCGCATGGGCAAGCGCGCCGGCCAGCCCGCCGAGCGGCCCGAGGCCTGGCTCCGGTCGATCGTCGACCCGCGTCAGGCCGGGCCAGTCGCGTCCTGCTACGACCAGTCCGTCGCACTGCCCGCGCAGCCGTTCAGCGACATGCTCCAGCATCGGACGGCCATCGATCACCGCCAGCGCCTTGTCGCTACCGAAACGGCTCGATCGGCCGCCGCCGAGGATCGCGCCCAATACCCTCATCGGCCCGCTCTCATGACTTGCGGAAGCCGGGGGTTTCGATTATCGGAGCCGCCTTCTGGAGCCGGTCGGAAACCGGCACCCTCTGGAGTTTTCGACCGTGAAGCAGAACACGCACCCCGATTACCACTTCATCACCGTCCAGATGACCGACGGCTCGACCTACCAGACCCGCTCGACGTGGGGCAAGGAGGGCGACACGCTGCTGCTCGACATCGATCCGCTGGCGCACCCGGCGTGGACCGGTGGCCGCGGCCAGCTGCTCGATCAGGGCGGCCAGGTGGCGCGCTTCAACAAGCGTTTCGGTGCCTTCGGCGCTCTCGGCAAGAAGTAATCGGCTCGGGGGCGCCTCAGCGCTCCCCGTTCAACTCCGATCGTATCGTCGCGCCGTCCGCGTCCAGACGCGGTGCGGCGCGATGTGCGTTCTGGCGCTCGCCGTCGATCACGATCGGGCAGGCAAGGCCGGGCAGAGGCCCGTCCGGCCCCGGCGACGCGATCGCCATGCCGCGCGCGACCACCTGCGCGTCGGCGAATACCGCATCGACCGGGTTGATCGGCCCGCCCGGCACCCCGTGCTCTTCCAGCTTCGCCGCCAGCGTGTCGCGTGGCCACAGCACGATCGCCTCGGCCAGCGTCGGGATCAGCGTCTCGCGGTTGTTCACCCGCGCGGGGTTGGTGCGGTAGCGCTCGTCCTCCGCCAGCGCATCGAGACCGAGGATCGCGCACAGTTTGGCAAACTGGCGATCGTTGCCCACCGCGACGATGATGTCGCCGTCGATGGTTCGGAAGGTCTGATAGGGCGCGAGATTGGTGTGGGCATTGCCCATCCGCGCCGGCGCCTTACCCGTCGCCATGAAATTGAGCGCCTGGTTGGCCAGCACGCCGACCTGCGTGTCGAGCAGCGCCATGTCGATATGCGCGCCGACCCCGGTCTCGTTCCGGCGATGAAGCGCGGCGAGGATCGCGACCGTCGAATAGAGGCCAGTGAATAGGTCGGCATAGGCGACGCCCGATTTCTGCGGCGCGCCGTCCGGCTCGCCGGTCAGCGACATCGCGCCGCCCATCGCCTGGATGATGAAGTCGTAGCCGGCGCGCGGCGCGTAAGGGCCGGTCTGGCCGAAGCCGGTGATCGAGCAGGTGATGATGCGCGGGTTCACCGCCGAGAGGCCGGCATGGTCGAGACCATATTTGGCCAGCGCGCCGACCTTGAAATTCTCCAGCACGATGTCGGACCGGGCGGCGAGCGCGCGCACCTCGGCCTGCCCCTCCGGCGAGGTGATGTCGATCGCGATCGATCGTTTGCCTCGGTTGGTGGCGTGGAAATAGGCGGCGTCGAGCGAGCCGCCTTGCGGGTCGGTGAGGAAGGGCGGGCCCCAATGGCGGGTGTCGTCGCCTTCCACCGGCCGTTCGACCTTGATCACCTCGGCGCCAAGATCGGCGAGCAGCTGCCCCGCCCATGGCCCGGCGAGGATGCGCGCCAGCTCCAGCACGCGCACCCCTGCGAGCGGTTTCGCGCTCATGACGTCAGAACGCGCTGATGCCGGTGATCGCCCGGCCGAGGATCAGGCCATGGACGTCGTGCGTGCCCTCGTAGGTGTTCACCGTTTCGAGGTTGGCGGCGTGGCGGATGACGTGGAATTCCGCCGAGATGCCGTTGCCGCCGTGCATGTCGCGCGCGACGCGGGCGATCGCCAGCGCCTTGCCGCAATTGTTGCGCTTGGCGAGGGAGATGAGGTCGGGCTTGAGGACGCCTTCTTCCATCAGGCGGCCGATGCGCAGCGAGGCCTGCAGCCCCAGCCCGATCTCGGTGAGCATGTCAGCCAGTTTCAGCTGCACCAATTGCTTGGATGCGAGCGGCACGCCGAACTGCTTGCGATCGAGCGTGTAGCCGCGCGCGGCCGCGAGGCAGGCTTCCGCCGCGCCCATCGCGCCCCAGCCGATGCCGTAGCGTGCGCGGTTGAGGCAGCCGAACGGGCCCTTCAAGCCTTCCACGTTGGGCAGCAGCGCATCCTCGCCGACTTCCACGCCGTCCAGCACGATCTCACCGGTGATCGAGGCGCGCAGCGACAGCTTGCCCTCGATCTTGGGCGTGGAGAAGCCCTTGGTGCCCCGCTCCACCACGAACCCGCGGATCTTGCCGCCATGCGCGTCCGACTTCGCCCACACCACCGCCAGATCGGCGATCGGCGAGTTGGTGATCCACATCTTGGCACCGTCGAGGCGATAGCCGCCGTCGATCTTGGTCGCCTTGGTCCGCATGCCGGCGGGATCGGAGCCGGCGTCCGGCTCGGTCAACCCGAAGCAGCCGACCCATTCGCCGCTCGCGAGCTTGGGCAGATACTTCTTGCGCTGCTCCTCCGATCCGTAGGCGTAGATCGGGTGCATCACGAGGCTCGACTGCACCGACATGGCGGAGCGGTAGCCGCTGTCGACCCGCTCCACCTCGCGCGCGATCAGGCCGTAGGCGACATAGCCGAGGCCCGCGCCGCCATATTCGTGCGGGATGGTCGCGCCGAGCAGGCCGAGCTCGCCCATCTCGGTCATGATCTCGCGATCGAAGCGCTCGTCCAGATAGGCCGAGGTGACGCGCGGCAGCAGCTTTTCCTGCGCATAGCCATGCGCGGTGTCGCGGACGAGCCGCTCCTCGTCGGTCAGCTGGTCGTTGAGATCGAAGGGATCCGCCCAGTCGAGCGGGGTGATGGTGGGTTCGGCCATGACATCCTCAGGCTAATTCGTTGCCGGAGGCAAAGCCGGTTATGGGGATGTTTGCAACCCCCGTGACGGGCTCAGGCCCGGCCCACCCGCTTCAGCCAGCTCATCTCGCGATCGTCGAGCCGGCGGTGGAAGGCGAGGCCGAAGAAGCTCTCGTTGGACCAGGCGACGGTGGCGACGATCTGCTTGCCAGCCGCATCGAGCACGATCTCGTCGCCCTTTTGGAGCTCGCTGGTATCGGCGGCGAGCATCGCGCCCCCGGTCGACAGGTCGATCACCGCGGCGGCGAGCGGAGCGGCGCGATAGGCCTTCACGGTCGCATCGAGCAGTACCCCATGCCGCTCCTCGCTCCGCAGCGCGACCTTGCCGATATACGCTGCCGACGACGCCATACCTGTGTTCCCCTTGATCGTTTCGGGGGCATGGTACGCCGCGATGACTAACAGGCTGTTAAGCACAGGGAATGGCGGAAGAGGTGGGATTCGAACCCACGGTGGGCGTGAACCCACGACGGTTTTCAAGACCGTTGCCTTAAACCACTCGGCCACTCTTCCGTGTCGGCGCCCGCCCTATCCCGGTCGCGGCCCAATGTGCAAGCGGCGCGACGAGGTGGGTTTGCGTGGCCGCGTCGCTATGCCATGAGCATGGGCCAAGGAGGCGGCGAAGTTGCGGAAATCTGCGAGAATCCTGGGTTTGATGGTGGCGGTCGCGGCCGGTGCGCTGGCGCCGATGCGCGGCCCGGACGGGATTGCGGCGCAGGCGCAGACGCCCGGCGGGGATCAGCAGGCCGCATTCCAGGCCTATCTGCAGGACTTTCGCAGCCGCGCGCTGGCGCAGGGTGTGACGGCCCGTACGCTCGACACCGTGCTGCCTACGCTCACTTACAGCCAGCGTGTCGTCGATCTCGATCAGTCGCAGCCCGGTGGGTCGCCGACATCGCCGGCCTCGGCCATTCCCTCCTTCGCCCCCTATCGCGCCAAGCATGTCAGTGACGCGTTGATCGCCAAGGGGCGCGCCGCTTACGCGGCCCAACGTTACCGTCTCCAGAAGATCGAGGCGGAGACCGGCGTGCCCGAATCGATCATGGTGGCCATCTGGGGACAGGAAACCAGCTACGGCGGCTATACCGGCAATTTCGATCTCGCCAATTCGCTGGCGACGCTCGCTTTCGAGGGCCGCCGCCGCGCGTTGTTCGAGGGGGAACTGACGGCGACGCTCAAGCTGATCGATCGCGGCATCCCGCGCAGCCAGCTCAAGGGCAGCTGGGCGGGCGCGACCGGCTATCCGCAATTCCTGCCTTCCATGTACCTGCGTCTCGGCCGCGATGGCGATGGCGATGGCAAGGCCGACATCTGGACAAATCCGGCCGACGCGCTCGCCTCGATCGGCAATTATTTCGTCAACGCCGGCTGGCGTCGCGGTGAGCCATGGGCGGTGCCTGCCTCGGTGCCGCCCTCGCTCGATCGCGACAGCATCGCGACCCGCATGAACAGCCCGCGCTGCCCGCGCGTCCACGCTCGCCACAGCCGCTGGCTGACGATGCGCGAGTGGCGGGCGAGGGGCGTCGTCCAGCTTTCCGGGCCGGCCGTCGCGGACGATGAGCTGGCCACCCTGCTGGAGCCGGACGGCCCCGGCAACACCGCTTACCTGACCTTCGGCAACTACCGGGCGATCCTCGATTACAACTGCTCCAACTTCTATGCGCTCTCCGTCGGCCTGCTCTCGGACGCGGTTTCCAACTGAGCGCTGGCTCGCGCTGGGTGTCGGGCTGCTGCTTGCCGGGTGCGGCGGGGGCGGGATCCATCATCTCGTCAACGACACGCCGGTGAAGCTCGGCCGCCCTTACACCGTGCGCGGCCAGACCTATGTACCGACCGACGATCCGAATTACGACCAGATTGGCGAGGCGAGCTGGTACGGCAATCAGGAGCAGGGCAACCACACGGCGAGCGGCGAGACCTTCTATCGCCAGCGCCCCAGCGCCGCGCACAAGACGCTGCCGTTGCCGAGCTATGTCGAGGTGACGCGGCTCGATACCGGGCAGCGTATCCTCGTGCGGGTCAATGATCGTGGACCGTTCGCGCGCGATCGCATCCTCGATCTCAGCAAGGAAGCTGCCGACGAACTGGGTATCGTCCGCGCCGGCCGCGCCATGGTGCGGGTGCGGCGGGTGACGCCCAAGAGCCGCGACCGCGACAAGCTGAGGCGGGGTTATCCGGTGGTGCTGTCCTCGGTCGCGCCCACCGCGACGCCGCCGCGCACCGGGCGGGTTGCGCCCTATATAGCGCCGACCGTTCAGCAGCCGGTGGCGGTCGCCCCCAGCCCGGAGCCTCTCTACACACCGCCCCAAGCCTATACGGCACCGCCTCAGCGCCGCATCGTCGTCGCCACGCCCGCCGATCCCGACGCCGCCGACGCACTGGCGGCCTCGCTCACGTCCGAGGGCGCGCAGGTTCAGCCGACCGCGAACGGCTACCGCGTCGTCACCGGCCCTTATTCCGATGACGCCAGCCTCTCGGCAGCGCTGGCGCGGTTGCGCGCGCGGGGCTATCAGGGGGCAGCCGTCATCGACGCCACACAACCACAAGAGCCGAACGGAACACCCTGATCATGAAGCCTGCCCAGTATGCTGTCGCCTTTCTCGTCGGAACCTCGCTGACGGCGCAGGCCTTCGCCGCGGCCCCTCCGTTCGACACCACGGCGCGCGTAGCCTTCATGCAGGACATGAATTCGGGCGCGATCCTCTACCAGAAGCAGCCCGATTTCCGGATGCCGCCGGCGTCGCTTGCGAAGATGATGACGGTCTACGTCGCGTTCAGCCTGATCAAGAGCGGCGACCTGAAGCTCGACCAGAAATTCACCATGTCGCCCGAGACGTGGCAGAAGTGGCATGGCCAGGGCTCGACCATGTTCATTGCTGCGGGCGAGCAGGTGTCCGTGGCGGATCTGCTGTCCGGCATCATCACGCTGTCGGGCAACGATGCCTGCGTCGTGCTGGCGGAAGGCATCGCCGGCACCGAGCCGGCCTTCGTCAACCTGATGAACCAGCAGCGTGAAAAGCTGGGGATGAACAACTCTCATTTCGGCACCGCCAATGGCTGGCCGGACAATGGCGTCACCTATGTGACCGCACGCGATCTCGCGACGCTGGCCGAAGCGACGATCCGCAACTTCCCCGATCTCTACAAGCAGTTCTACGCGAAGCCGAGCTTCCAGTGGGGCAAGACCATGGGCGGCGCCGACATCAGCCAGGAGAATCGCGATCCGATCCTCGGCAAGGTTCCTGGCGCCGACGGCCTGAAGACCGGTCATACCGAAGAGGCCGGCTACGGCTTCACCGGATCGGCCGAGCAGAATGGCCGCCGCCTCGTCATGGTGCTGGCCGGCATGGGCAGCTGGAACGAGCGCGTGAACCAGTCGATCAGCTTCATGAACTGGGGCTTCTCGGCGTGGCGCCTGAAGCCGCTCTTCGCCAAAGGCAAGCGGGTGGAGACGGCCGAGGTGCAGGGCGGTTCGTCCTCCACGGTCGGCCTCGTCGCGCCGAACGATCTGGCGGTGACGGTGCCGCTCGGCATGGGCGGCATCCTCGGCGCCAAGGCCGGCGGCGACGCGCCGCCGATGAAGGTGGTCTATGACGGCCCGATCAAGGCGCCGATCAAGGCCGGTCAGCACATCGCCGATCTCGTCGTCTCGCCGCCGGGGCAGGATCCGCAGACGCTGCCGCTGGTCGCCGAGAGCGACGTCGGCGAGGCGGGCTTCTTCGGCCGCATCTGGGCGTCGATCAAGGCGCTGTTCAGCTGGCTCTAAGCGTGGCGCGGGGGCGTTTCATCGCGCTGGAGGGCGGTGAGGGCGTCGGGAAATCGACTCAGGTCAGGGCCTTGGCCGCCGCTTTGCGCGGCCGGGGTCATGACGTCATCGAGACGCGCGAACCCGGCGGCAGCGAGGGGGCGGAGGCGATCCGTCGCCTGTTGCTGGAGGGTTCGGCCGATCGCTGGACGCCGGGCGCCGAGGCCTTGCTGTTCGCGGCGGCGCGGGCGGATCACGTCGCCAAGACGATCCGCCCGGCGCTGGAGGCGGGGCGCTGGGTGGTGACCGATCGCTTTCTCGACAGCTCGCTCGCCTATCAGGGTGGGACCGGCGGCATCTCGATCGGGCAGCTTCGCCAGCTCCATCAGGTGGGATCCGATGGCCTGCTGCCCGATCGGACACTGCTGCTGACGCTGCCTGCGGAGGAGGCCGCGCGGAGGGCCGAGGCGCGCGATCGCGGTGCATCGGATCGGATCGGCGGGCGCGATGCGGGCTATCACGCGAAGGTCGCCGAGGGCTTCGCATCGCTGGCGGCCGGCGAGCCGGAGCGTTTCCGCCTGGTCGACGCGCTGGGTGACGCCGCGACCGTGACCGGGCGCCTGCTCGCGGCGCTGGAGGATCTGTGAGCCTGTACGGCCAGACCGCGCAGATCGCCGCGTTCAAGGAAGCGCGCGCGTCCGGTCGGATGCACCACGCCTGGCTGCTGACCGGCCCGCAGGGGGTCGGCAAGGGGAGCTTCGCGCGCGCCGCCGCGCTGCGTCTGCTGGCGGACGAGGCGGGGCCGCCGGTGCGCGATCCGGGGCTGGAGACGCCGCCCGATCATCGCATCGCCAAGCTATGGGAGGCCGGCAGCCATCCCGACGTGATGACGCTGGAACGGCTCTATCGCGACAAGACCAAGGATTATGCGCGCTCGATCACGGTCGATCAGGTGCGCGGCCTGTCTCGGCTGTTCGCCACCTCGCCCAGTTTCTCGCCATGGCGGGTGGTGATCGTCGATGCCGCCGACGACATGGAGCGCAACGGCGCCAACGCACTGCTCAAGCTGCTGGAAGAACCGCCGGCCAACTCGCTGTTTTTCCTGGTCAGTCATGCGCCGGCTCGCCTGCTGCCGACGATCCGATCGCGCTGCCGGGTGCTGCGCTTCGATCCGCTCGGCCCCGCCGACATGGCTGCCGCGCTACGCGAGGCGATGCCCGAGGCCCAGGACCGAGAGATCGCCGAGCTGGTCGCCACGGGGGACGGCTCCCCCGGCAAGGCCGCGCGTTTCGCCGGACTCGACGTGGCGGGACTCGATACCGCCATGGACGCGATTATTCGATCGGGCGATCCTGATAATGGCGGGCGAGTCGCGCTGGCTCGCGAACTGGCGCTGAAGGCCGCGCAGCCGCGCTATGAAATCCTGCTCGAGCGCCTGCCGACCCGCATCGCCGATGAGGCGAAGAAGCGTGACGGACAGGCGCTTGCCGATGCGGTGGCCGTGTGGGAGAAGGCGCGCGCCCTGGCCGGGAGCGCGGTGCGCCTCTCGCTCGATCCCCAGGCGACGGTGTTCGAGCTTGCCGGGATGCTCGCGTCGCTAAACAGAAATGTGGGCCAACCATCTCGATGACCGAGAAATTCTACATCACGACGGCGATCAGCTATCCCAACGGCAAGCCCCATGTCGGCCATGCTTACGAAGCGATCGCGACGGACGCCATCGCGCGCTGGAAGCGGGCGCAGGGGCGCGACGTGCGCTTCCTCACCGGCACCGACGAGCATGGCCTGAAGATGGCGCAGAAGGCCCGCGACCTCGGCATCACGCCGCGCCAGCTCGCCGATGATATGTCGAGCCAGTTCAAGGTGATGGATGACGCCCTGAACATCTCCTACGACCGCTTCATCCGCACCACCGATGCGGATCACTATGCCGCCAGCGCCGCCATCTGGGAGGCTATGAAGGCCAAGGGCGACATCTATCTCGGCCGATACGAAGGCTGGTATTCCGTCCGCGACGAAGCCTTCTACGACGAGAAGGAAATCACCGAGACGGACGGCGTGAAGCTGTCGCCGCAGGGCACGCCGGTCGAGTGGACGGTCGAGGAAAGCTGGTTCTTCAAGCTATCCGCGTATGAGAGCAAGCTGCTCGAACTCTATGAGACGCAGCCCGATTTCATTCGGCCCGATACGCGCCGCAACGAGATCGTCAGCTTCGTGAAGGGCGGCCTGTCGGACCTCTCGATCTCGCGCACCAGCTTCGATTGGGGCGTGCCGGTACCGGACGCGCCGGGCCACGTGATGTACGTCTGGGTCGACGCGCTGACCAACTATCTCACCGGCGCGGGCTATCCGGGCGACGCCTCGTATTATTGGCCGGCCGACCTGCACGTCATCGGCAAGGACATCGTGCGCTTTCACACGGTCTACTGGCCGGCCTTCCTGATGTCCGCCGACCTGCCGCTGCCGCGCCAAGTGTTCGGCCACGGCTTCCTGCTGAATCGCGGCGAGAAGATGTCCAAATCGACGGGCAACATCGTCGATCCGCTGGAGATGGCGGAGGCCTATGGCGTCGATGGCCTGCGCTACTTCCTGCTGCGCGAGGTCAGCTTCGGGCAGGATGGCAGCTATTCGGATGAAGCCATTGTAACGCGGGTGAATGCCGATCTCGCCAACGGTCTCGGCAACCTCGCCCAACGCTCGCTGTCGATGATCGCCAAGCAATGTGGTGGCGTGCTGCCGGGCGCGGGAGACGAGCCGGCGCCGGTGCTGCCGTCGGCGCTCCTGCCGCGTATATCGGAAGCGATGGACGAGCTGGCGCTGCACCGCGCGCTGGAAATCATCTGGGAGGGCGTTGGTGAGGCGAACCGCTATTTCGCCGACATGGCGCCATGGGCGCTGCGCAAGACCGATCCGGCGAAGGCCGATGCCGTGCTCTACTGGACGGCCGAGGCGGTGCGGCAGCTGGCGATCCTCGTCCGCTGGGTGATCCCGGCGAGCGCGGACAGGCTGCTCGATCAACTCGGTGTCGCAGCGGACGCGCGCGGTCTCGTGGCGCTCGATACGCCTCTGACGGCCGGTGCCACTCTTCCTGCCCCGCAGGGTGTCTTCCCCCGGCTGGAGATGCCCGCCGAGGCCTAGCCATCGCACGAGCATGGCCCTATCTGCCGGGCCATGCTCGTCGACAGCCATTGCCATCTGAACTACGCCAAGCTGGTCGAGCGGCAGGGAGAAGTCCTCGCCGCCGCCCGTGCCGCCGGCGTCACCACCATGCTCAACATCTCGACGCGCGAGCGCGAGTGGGGCGATATCGTCGCCACCGCCGAGCGGGAGCCGGATGTCTGGGCCTCGATCGGCATCCACCCGCATGAGGCGGACGAGCATCCGGACGTCGATACCGCGAAGCTGGTCGAGGCGGCGCGGCATCCCCGTGTGGTGGGGATCGGCGAGACCGGTCTCGATTATTATTACGATCATAGCGATCGCACCCAGCAGCAGACGAGCTTCCGCGCCCACATCGCCGCCTCGCGCGAGACGGGGCTGCCGACGATCATCCACACGCGCGATGCGGAGGAGGATACCTATGCGATCCTTGTCGACGAGATGGGGAAGGGGGCATTCCCCGCGCTGATCCATTGTTTCACGGCGAGCCAGGATTTCGCCGACAAGGTGCTGGCGCTGGGCCTCAGCATCTCGATCTCGGGCATCGTCACCTTCAAGAGCGCGAAGGAACTTCAGGAGGCGGCGAAGACCATTCCGGCCGATCGTCTGCTGATCGAGACCGATTCGCCCTTTCTCGCGCCCGTGCCGCACCGGGGAAAGCCCTGCGAGCCAGCCTTCGTCGCTGACACCGCGCGCTTCCTGGCCGATCTGCGTGGCGAGCCGGTCGAGCAGTTGATGGAAACGACCGCCGTCAACTTCTTCAATCTGTTCACGAAGGCGCGCGCATGAGGATCCGGCTGCTGGGTTCTGGCACCTCGTCCGGTGTGCCGCGTATCGGCAACGATTGGGGCCAGTGCGACCCCAGGGAGCCGAAGAATCGCCGCCGCCGCGCCTCTCTGATCGTCGAGACCGACGAGGTGCGTATCCTCGTAGACACCTCGCCCGATCTGCGCGAGCAGCTGCTCGACGCGCAGGCCAGCCGCTTCGATGCGGTGATCTGGACGCACGATCATGCCGACCACACCCACGGCATCGACGACCTTCGCCAGATCGTGATCCTCAATCGCGCGGCGGTGGAGGGCTATGCGCGGCCCCATACGCTGAAGTCGATGCAGGAGCGCTTCTACTATGCCTTCGAGGGCAAGGACGGCTATCCGCCGACGGTCCGCGCCAACGAGCTGCCCGACGATTTCCGCATCGGTGATCTGCGCATCCGGGTGGTCGACCAGCCGCACGGCGCGATCGAATCGGCAGGGCTGCGCTTCGACTGGAACGGCTATTCGGCGGCCTATGCCACCGATTTCAACGCGCTGACCGATGATATGGCGACGCTCTACAAGGGCGTTGACCTGTGGATCCTCGACGCGCTGCGCCGCAAGCCGCATCCGACGCATCCCAGCCTGGACAAGGCGCTCGGCTGGATCCAGCGGCTCAAGCCCGATCTCGCAGTGCTGATGCACATGGACAACAGCATGGATTATCGTACGCTCGAGGCGGAACTGCCCGACGGGGTAGTGCCGGGTTATGACGGCATGGAACTCGATTTCTCCTGACGGAAAATGGCCGGCGCCGGATGACAGCGCCGGCCGGGGGGTCAGGGGCTGCAGGGATGGCCCGGATGATCCCATCCGCCGCCGGGAGGGCCGCCCGGATGACCGTGCCAGCCCCAGCCGGGGTGGCCGCCATCGTGATGGCCCGGATCATGGCCCCAAGCCCATCCGCCACCGCCATGATAGCTGGAGGACTGGAGAAAGCCGCCCGCCGGCCCGAAGTGGGACGCTGGTGATAGAGGTGCCGTCGATGGACGGATCGATGCCAGGGCAGCGGACGGTAATATCGCTGCAGTCAAGGCGCAGACAAACAACGTGGCAGGCCGCATGAAAGCCTCCTACGATTGAGCTACACGACAGTGTGTTGGCGCGACGCGTCCCCAATGACGCGCCGCAGCAACAGACATAACATTGCCGGTTTGTAACGGTGAATCGGGTCGTCGCGACTAAACATCGCTCTGTCTAGTCGGGTTAACAGGTGCAATTCGTGCAGTTGTTAACGCGTGATTTCATTGCGCGCACATGTGCGGCGCAGCGATTTTGTTCGCTGCATGCGTTAACGAAGCTGAGAGGAGCAGTATCTGGAGGCCCGAGCCGGAATCGAACCGGCGTAAACGGATTTGCAGTCCGGTGCGTAACCACTCCGCCATCGGGCCGCCAGAGGCGCGCCCAATGCGACGGGGCGCCGCGCATGTCAATGCGCATCCTCGTTGCGGCGCGTCACGGTTCGCCGTAGAGATCGCCTTGCGATATTAGTGTATTGCCAAACTAACACAGTTGTGCGAGGGCAAGGAATTATGAGCGAAGCGGATTTCTCGTCGCTGCGGGGCGCCATGGTGTCGAACCAGTTGCGCACCAACAAGGTCACCGATCCGGCGGTGCTCGCCGCGATGGGGTCGGTGGCGCGCGAACGGTTCGTCGGTGGGAGCCAGGGCGGCGTCGCCTATCGTGACACGATCGTGCCGCTGGGCGAGGGGCGCGGCCTCAATCCGCCGATCGCGACCGGTCGACTGCTCAGCCGTGCGCAGCCGCGCGCCGGCGAGAAGGTGCTCGTCGTGGGTTCGGGCACCG encodes the following:
- the mobA gene encoding molybdenum cofactor guanylyltransferase encodes the protein MRVLGAILGGGRSSRFGSDKALAVIDGRPMLEHVAERLRGQCDGLVVAGRDWPGLTRVDDRPEPGLGPLGGLAGALAHARDHGFDAVLTSSCDLPALPGDLLDMLGAPDALLQRQPTIALWSADHAEGLAAYLASGRSRSVRAWAETIKASTIAWGDGLANINTPEDLAEFSRSERPRSSR
- the rpmE gene encoding 50S ribosomal protein L31, with product MKQNTHPDYHFITVQMTDGSTYQTRSTWGKEGDTLLLDIDPLAHPAWTGGRGQLLDQGGQVARFNKRFGAFGALGKK
- a CDS encoding CaiB/BaiF CoA transferase family protein, producing the protein MSAKPLAGVRVLELARILAGPWAGQLLADLGAEVIKVERPVEGDDTRHWGPPFLTDPQGGSLDAAYFHATNRGKRSIAIDITSPEGQAEVRALAARSDIVLENFKVGALAKYGLDHAGLSAVNPRIITCSITGFGQTGPYAPRAGYDFIIQAMGGAMSLTGEPDGAPQKSGVAYADLFTGLYSTVAILAALHRRNETGVGAHIDMALLDTQVGVLANQALNFMATGKAPARMGNAHTNLAPYQTFRTIDGDIIVAVGNDRQFAKLCAILGLDALAEDERYRTNPARVNNRETLIPTLAEAIVLWPRDTLAAKLEEHGVPGGPINPVDAVFADAQVVARGMAIASPGPDGPLPGLACPIVIDGERQNAHRAAPRLDADGATIRSELNGER
- a CDS encoding acyl-CoA dehydrogenase, with translation MAEPTITPLDWADPFDLNDQLTDEERLVRDTAHGYAQEKLLPRVTSAYLDERFDREIMTEMGELGLLGATIPHEYGGAGLGYVAYGLIAREVERVDSGYRSAMSVQSSLVMHPIYAYGSEEQRKKYLPKLASGEWVGCFGLTEPDAGSDPAGMRTKATKIDGGYRLDGAKMWITNSPIADLAVVWAKSDAHGGKIRGFVVERGTKGFSTPKIEGKLSLRASITGEIVLDGVEVGEDALLPNVEGLKGPFGCLNRARYGIGWGAMGAAEACLAAARGYTLDRKQFGVPLASKQLVQLKLADMLTEIGLGLQASLRIGRLMEEGVLKPDLISLAKRNNCGKALAIARVARDMHGGNGISAEFHVIRHAANLETVNTYEGTHDVHGLILGRAITGISAF
- a CDS encoding PilZ domain-containing protein, which codes for MASSAAYIGKVALRSEERHGVLLDATVKAYRAAPLAAAVIDLSTGGAMLAADTSELQKGDEIVLDAAGKQIVATVAWSNESFFGLAFHRRLDDREMSWLKRVGRA
- a CDS encoding lytic murein transglycosylase, whose protein sequence is MVAVAAGALAPMRGPDGIAAQAQTPGGDQQAAFQAYLQDFRSRALAQGVTARTLDTVLPTLTYSQRVVDLDQSQPGGSPTSPASAIPSFAPYRAKHVSDALIAKGRAAYAAQRYRLQKIEAETGVPESIMVAIWGQETSYGGYTGNFDLANSLATLAFEGRRRALFEGELTATLKLIDRGIPRSQLKGSWAGATGYPQFLPSMYLRLGRDGDGDGKADIWTNPADALASIGNYFVNAGWRRGEPWAVPASVPPSLDRDSIATRMNSPRCPRVHARHSRWLTMREWRARGVVQLSGPAVADDELATLLEPDGPGNTAYLTFGNYRAILDYNCSNFYALSVGLLSDAVSN
- a CDS encoding septal ring lytic transglycosylase RlpA family protein — its product is MKLGRPYTVRGQTYVPTDDPNYDQIGEASWYGNQEQGNHTASGETFYRQRPSAAHKTLPLPSYVEVTRLDTGQRILVRVNDRGPFARDRILDLSKEAADELGIVRAGRAMVRVRRVTPKSRDRDKLRRGYPVVLSSVAPTATPPRTGRVAPYIAPTVQQPVAVAPSPEPLYTPPQAYTAPPQRRIVVATPADPDAADALAASLTSEGAQVQPTANGYRVVTGPYSDDASLSAALARLRARGYQGAAVIDATQPQEPNGTP
- a CDS encoding D-alanyl-D-alanine carboxypeptidase family protein, with the translated sequence MKPAQYAVAFLVGTSLTAQAFAAAPPFDTTARVAFMQDMNSGAILYQKQPDFRMPPASLAKMMTVYVAFSLIKSGDLKLDQKFTMSPETWQKWHGQGSTMFIAAGEQVSVADLLSGIITLSGNDACVVLAEGIAGTEPAFVNLMNQQREKLGMNNSHFGTANGWPDNGVTYVTARDLATLAEATIRNFPDLYKQFYAKPSFQWGKTMGGADISQENRDPILGKVPGADGLKTGHTEEAGYGFTGSAEQNGRRLVMVLAGMGSWNERVNQSISFMNWGFSAWRLKPLFAKGKRVETAEVQGGSSSTVGLVAPNDLAVTVPLGMGGILGAKAGGDAPPMKVVYDGPIKAPIKAGQHIADLVVSPPGQDPQTLPLVAESDVGEAGFFGRIWASIKALFSWL
- the tmk gene encoding dTMP kinase yields the protein MARGRFIALEGGEGVGKSTQVRALAAALRGRGHDVIETREPGGSEGAEAIRRLLLEGSADRWTPGAEALLFAAARADHVAKTIRPALEAGRWVVTDRFLDSSLAYQGGTGGISIGQLRQLHQVGSDGLLPDRTLLLTLPAEEAARRAEARDRGASDRIGGRDAGYHAKVAEGFASLAAGEPERFRLVDALGDAATVTGRLLAALEDL